One Ornithorhynchus anatinus isolate Pmale09 chromosome 2, mOrnAna1.pri.v4, whole genome shotgun sequence DNA segment encodes these proteins:
- the CCZ1 gene encoding vacuolar fusion protein CCZ1 homolog isoform X2 has translation MAGPAGPAAEKQVAPALLSFFIYNPRFGPREGEEEKKILFYHPNEIEKNEKIRNVGLCEAIVQFTRTFSPSKPAKSLHTQKNRQFFNEPEENFWMVMVVRNPIIEKHTKDGKPVVEYQEEELLDKVYSSVLQQCYNMYKLFNGTFLKAMEDGGVKVLKERLEKFFHRYLQTLHLQSCDLLDIFGGISFFPLDKMTYLKIQSFINKVEESLNIVKYTAFLYNDQLIWSGLEQDDMRILYKYLTTSLFPRHIEPELAGRDSPIRAEMPGNLQHYGRFLTGPLNINEPEAKCRFPKIFVKTDDTYEELHLIVYKAMSAVVCFMIDATMQPTLDFCRRLDSIVGPQLTVLASDICEQYNINKRIAGSEKEPQFKFIYFNHMNLAEKSTIHMRKTPSISLTSVHPDLMKILGDINSDFTRVDEDEEIIVKAMSDYWVVGKKSDQRELYVILNQKNANLIEVNEEVKKLCATQFNNIFFLD, from the exons atggcggggccggcggggccggcggcggagaAGCAGGTGGCCCCGGCACTGCTCAGCTTCTTCATTTACAACCCCCGCTTTGGACCTCGGGAAGGAGAG gaagaaaaaaagattctTTTTTACCACCCAAATGAAatagaaaagaatgaaaaaattaGAAATGTTGGATTGTGTGAAGCTATAGTACAGTTCACAAG GACCTTTAGCCCATCAAAACCGGCAAAATCCTTACATACCCAGAAGAATAGACAGTTCTTCAATGAACCAGAAGAGAATTTCTGGATGGTCATG GTTGTTCGGAATCCAATAATTGAAAAACACACTAAAGATGGAAAACCAGTGGTTGAATATCAAGAAGAGGAGTTGTTG GACAAGGTTTACAGTTCAGTACTACAACAGTGCTATAATATGTACAAG CTCTTCAATGGTACATTTCTGAAGGCCATGGAAGATGGAGGTGTCAAAGTTTTAAAAGAAAGACTAGAGAAATTCTTTCATCGG TATTTGCAAACATTGCATTTGCAGTCATGTGACCTACTTGACATTTTTGGTGGAATCAGCTTCTTCCCTTTGGATAAAATGACATATTTGAAAATCCAGTCATTTATTAATAAGGTGGAAGAAAGTTTGAATATAGTCAAATACACTGCCTTTCTCTATAACGATCAACTCATCTG GAGTGGATTAGAACAAGATGACATGAGAATTTTATACAAATACCTCACAACATCACTATTTCCAAGGCATATAGAGCCTGAG TTGGCAGGAAGAGATTCCCCAATACGTGCAGAAATGCCTGGAAATCTTCAGCACTATGGAAG ATTTCTTACTGGGCCTTTGAACATTAATGAACCAGAAGCAAAATGCAGATTCCCCAAAATATTTGTAAAAACAGATGACACTTATGAAGAACTCCATTTAATTGTTTACAAG GCCATGAGTGCAGTGGTGTGTTTCATGATTGATG CCACCATGCAGCCTACTCTGGACTTTTGTCGAAGACTGGACAGCATCGTTGGGCCTCAACTTACTGTGTTAGCATCCGACATTTGTGAACAATACAACATCAACAAGAGGATAGCAGG GTCTGAGAAGGAACCTCAATTTAAGTTTATCTACTTCAACCATATGAACTTAGCCGAAAAAAGTACAATTCACATGAGGAAAACACCCAGCATATCACTTACGTCTGTTCATCCTGATCTAATGAAAATTCTAGGTGATATCAACAGTGACTTTACGAG AGTGGATGAGGATGAGGAAATCATTGTGAAGGCAATGAGTGACTACTGGGTTGTTGGGAAAAAATCGGATCAGCGGGAACTGTATGTTATTTTGAATCAAAAAAATGCAAACCTGATTGAGGTCAACG AAGAAGTAAAGAAACTTTGTGCAACACAGTTCAATAACATCTTCTTCTTGGATTGA
- the CCZ1 gene encoding vacuolar fusion protein CCZ1 homolog isoform X1, with amino-acid sequence MVMVVRNPIIEKHTKDGKPVVEYQEEELLDKVYSSVLQQCYNMYKLFNGTFLKAMEDGGVKVLKERLEKFFHRYLQTLHLQSCDLLDIFGGISFFPLDKMTYLKIQSFINKVEESLNIVKYTAFLYNDQLIWSGLEQDDMRILYKYLTTSLFPRHIEPELAGRDSPIRAEMPGNLQHYGRFLTGPLNINEPEAKCRFPKIFVKTDDTYEELHLIVYKAMSAVVCFMIDATMQPTLDFCRRLDSIVGPQLTVLASDICEQYNINKRIAGSEKEPQFKFIYFNHMNLAEKSTIHMRKTPSISLTSVHPDLMKILGDINSDFTRVDEDEEIIVKAMSDYWVVGKKSDQRELYVILNQKNANLIEVNEEVKKLCATQFNNIFFLD; translated from the exons ATGGTCATG GTTGTTCGGAATCCAATAATTGAAAAACACACTAAAGATGGAAAACCAGTGGTTGAATATCAAGAAGAGGAGTTGTTG GACAAGGTTTACAGTTCAGTACTACAACAGTGCTATAATATGTACAAG CTCTTCAATGGTACATTTCTGAAGGCCATGGAAGATGGAGGTGTCAAAGTTTTAAAAGAAAGACTAGAGAAATTCTTTCATCGG TATTTGCAAACATTGCATTTGCAGTCATGTGACCTACTTGACATTTTTGGTGGAATCAGCTTCTTCCCTTTGGATAAAATGACATATTTGAAAATCCAGTCATTTATTAATAAGGTGGAAGAAAGTTTGAATATAGTCAAATACACTGCCTTTCTCTATAACGATCAACTCATCTG GAGTGGATTAGAACAAGATGACATGAGAATTTTATACAAATACCTCACAACATCACTATTTCCAAGGCATATAGAGCCTGAG TTGGCAGGAAGAGATTCCCCAATACGTGCAGAAATGCCTGGAAATCTTCAGCACTATGGAAG ATTTCTTACTGGGCCTTTGAACATTAATGAACCAGAAGCAAAATGCAGATTCCCCAAAATATTTGTAAAAACAGATGACACTTATGAAGAACTCCATTTAATTGTTTACAAG GCCATGAGTGCAGTGGTGTGTTTCATGATTGATG CCACCATGCAGCCTACTCTGGACTTTTGTCGAAGACTGGACAGCATCGTTGGGCCTCAACTTACTGTGTTAGCATCCGACATTTGTGAACAATACAACATCAACAAGAGGATAGCAGG GTCTGAGAAGGAACCTCAATTTAAGTTTATCTACTTCAACCATATGAACTTAGCCGAAAAAAGTACAATTCACATGAGGAAAACACCCAGCATATCACTTACGTCTGTTCATCCTGATCTAATGAAAATTCTAGGTGATATCAACAGTGACTTTACGAG AGTGGATGAGGATGAGGAAATCATTGTGAAGGCAATGAGTGACTACTGGGTTGTTGGGAAAAAATCGGATCAGCGGGAACTGTATGTTATTTTGAATCAAAAAAATGCAAACCTGATTGAGGTCAACG AAGAAGTAAAGAAACTTTGTGCAACACAGTTCAATAACATCTTCTTCTTGGATTGA